A window of the Cannabis sativa cultivar Pink pepper isolate KNU-18-1 chromosome X, ASM2916894v1, whole genome shotgun sequence genome harbors these coding sequences:
- the LOC115703151 gene encoding polyol transporter 5, producing the protein MADRKAVQNAEVPGRQPKTIEDFDPPRRPKKNVFAMACAILASMTSILLGYDIGVMSGAAIFIKKDLKISDTQIEILMGILNLYSLLGSAAAGRTSDWIGRRYTIVLAGAIFFAGALLMGFATNYSFLMFGRFVAGVGVGYALMIAPVYTAEVSPASSRGFLTSFPEVFINAGILLGYVSNYAFSKLPTHLGWRLMLGVGSIPSVLLAVGVLAMPESPRWLVMQGRLGEAKKVLDKTSDSLDEAQLRLADIKEAAGIPEHCTDDIVEVSKKSHGEGVWKELLVHPTPAVRHILISAIGIHFFQQASGIDAVVLYSPRIFEKAGIKSDDQKLLATVAVGFVKTIFILTATFLLDKIGRRPLLLSSVGGMVLSLATLGVSLTIIDQSDEKLMWAVVLSITMVLSYVAFFSIGMGPITWVYSSEIFPLKLRAQGSSMGVAVNRVTSGVISMSFISLYNAITIGGSFFLFAGVATVAWIFFYTMLPETQGRTLEDMEVLFGKFYKWRAANALLKNKEQMELVNGASTTTDDHVQLGTKEQHN; encoded by the exons atggCTGACCGGAAAGCTGTACAGAATGCCGAGGTTCCCGGTCGACAACCAAAAACCATTGAGGATTTTGATCCTCCGAGAAGACCCAAAAAGAATGTCTTTGCCATGGCTTGTGCTATTTTAGCTTCCATGACCTCCATCTTACTTGGCTATG ATATTGGTGTAATGAGTGGAGCAGCTATATTCATAAAAAAGGACCTCAAAATCTCAGACACACAGATCGAAATCCTGATGGGTATTCTGAACTTATACTCCCTGCTGGGTTCAGCCGCCGCTGGTAGAACCTCTGACTGGATTGGCCGCCGCTACACCATCGTACTTGCTGGAGCCATATTCTTCGCTGGGGCTCTCCTCATGGGATTCGCCACAAATTACTCCTTCCTCATGTTCGGTCGCTTCGTCGCTGGTGTCGGCGTCGGTTACGCTCTCATGATCGCACCTGTCTACACAGCAGAAGTCTCCCCCGCTTCTTCTCGTGGTTTCCTCACCTCATTCCCTGAG GTCTTTATCAATGCTGGAATACTACTTGGCTACGTCTCTAACTACGCCTTCTCCAAGCTCCCAACCCATTTGGGGTGGCGCCTTATGCTCGGAGTTGGGTCAATCCCCTCTGTCCTATTAGCCGTTGGAGTGTTAGCCATGCCTGAGTCGCCCCGGTGGCTCGTTATGCAAGGTCGGCTCGGTGAAGCCAAGAAGGTCCTTGACAAGACTTCGGATAGCTTAGATGAGGCTCAGCTCAGATTAGCAGACATTAAAGAAGCCGCCGGGATCCCCGAACACTGCACTGACGACATCGTTGAAGTCAGCAAGAAAAGTCACGGCGAGGGGGTATGGAAGGAGCTCCTGGTTCACCCCACGCCAGCTGTTCGCCACATCTTGATCTCAGCCATTGGAATCCACTTCTTCCAACAAGCCTCGGGCATAGACGCTGTCGTTTTGTACAGCCCAAGGATCTTCGAGAAGGCCGGGATCAAATCAGACGATCAAAAGCTACTGGCGACCGTAGCCGTCGGATTCGTGAAGACGATTTTCATCTTGACGGCGACTTTCTTGCTCGACAAGATCGGACGGCGGCCGTTGCTTCTGAGCAGCGTAGGAGGTATGGTGTTGTCTCTTGCCACACTTGGGGTGTCGTTGACCATCATTGACCAGTCGGATGAGAAGCTGATGTGGGCCGTGGTGCTGTCAATCACGATGGTTTTGTCCTACGTGGCGTTTTTCTCTATTGGAATGGGACCCATCACGTGGGTTTACAGCTCTGAAATCTTCCCGTTGAAGCTACGCGCCCAGGGGTCGAGTATGGGTGTGGCGGTGAACAGGGTGACTAGTGGGGTCATTTCTATGAGTTTTATTTCTCTGTATAATGCAATCACTATTGGTGGGTCCTTTTTTCTGTTCGCTGGAGTGGCTACTGTTGCTTGGATATTTTTCTATACAATGCTACCGGAAACACAGGGTCGAACCCTTGAGGACATGGAGGTCCTTTTTGGTAAATTTTATAAGTGGAGGGCCGCAAATGCATTACTCAAGAATAAAGAACAGATGGAATTAGTCAACGGTGCTTCTACTACTACTGATGACCACGTACAGTTAGGGACAAAAGAACAACACAATTAA
- the LOC133031976 gene encoding uncharacterized protein LOC133031976 — protein MSDFLDRVEGFIKLEEAIQRAGVEQKPSQPKALSAGISTQLPQYPSNSSSGGKWSNNNNRQGNGKKGKFASKTEQTPRENPTKFTAFSILTEDIESVYMATQSLAPYKKPAPMKKYVSKRDMAKFCCFHGDYGHDTNECNNLEREIEFQIRKNNLHVQKYVKADQNQRGDNNQDLLPPPVDGHLQVIIGGPHIAGDLGKAREKYARTVQHEQKEVVLAIEERKPKIPRGGEPTIIFSDEDAINISFPHNDPLVVEVQIANKMVARTMIDNGASSNILFKTTYEKMGLQLKDLTPCLQPVYVFLSQGVAPLGQICLPLTVGQAQKSITIMAQFLVLDVPSAFNVMLGRPALYDLKVVTSIFHSCLKFPTKNGVGCLRGNQQASRECYNLAITKAKKEVSSSQSSDKGKNIAK, from the coding sequence ATGAGTGACTTCCTTGATCGCGTGGAAGGTTTTATTAAGcttgaagaagccattcagcgGGCAGGGGTGGAGCAAAAACCTAGCCAGCCAAAAGCTCTCTCTGCTGGGATATCCACCCAGCTCCCCCAATACCCAAGCAATTCGAGCTCGGGTGGTAAATGGTCCAACAACAACAATAGGCAAGGAAATGGGAAAAAGGGAAAGTTTGCTAGTAAAACTGAACAAACTCCAAGGGAGAATCCTACCAAGTTTACTGCATTTTCTATCCTGACagaagatatagaaagtgtgtacATGGCTACTCAATCATTAGctccgtacaagaagcccgcACCCATGAAAAAATATGTAAGCAAGAGAGACATGGCTAAGTTTTGCTGTTTTCATGGGGATTATGGCCAtgacaccaatgaatgcaacaatCTGGAGCGAGAAATTGAATTTcagataagaaaaaataatttgcacgtacagaagtatgtcaaggccgaTCAAAATCAGAGGGGCGATAACAACCAAGATTTACTACCACCACCAGTAGATGGACATCtacaagtcattattggagggCCGCACATAGCTGGAGATTTAGGCAAAGCCCGGGAAAAGTATGCCCGAACAGTACAGCATGAACAAAAAGAAGTAGTTCTGGCCATCGAAGAAAGAAAACCGAAGATACCACGAGGAGGGGAGCCCACCATAATATTTAGTGATGAAGATGCTATCAATATCAGTTTCCCGCACAACGACCcgttggtcgtggaagtccaaaTAGCCAACAAGATGGTGGCCCGAACCATGATAGAcaatggagcctcttccaacatCTTATTCAAGACAACGtatgaaaagatggggctccagctcaaAGATTTAACTCCTTGTCTCCAGCCCGTGTATGTTTTTCTCAGCCAAGGTGTCGCACCTCTAGGGCAAATTtgcctacccctcactgttgggcaAGCTCAGAAGAGCATAACTATAATGGCACAATTTCTAGTATTGGACGTTCCATCAGCATTTAATGTCATGTTAGGCCGACCAGCTTTATATGACTTAAAGGTTGTTACGTCAATATTCCATTCATGCCTtaagttcccaacaaagaatggggtggGGTGCCTAAGAGGAAACCAGCAGGCTtctcgggaatgttacaaccttgccaTAACCAAGGCTAAAAAGGAAGTATCCTCTAGCCAGAGTTcggacaagggaaaaaacattgcTAAATAG